One genomic segment of Desulforamulus reducens MI-1 includes these proteins:
- the galU gene encoding UTP--glucose-1-phosphate uridylyltransferase GalU: MRVRKAIIPAAGLGVRFLPATKATPKEMLPIVDTPTIQYIIEEAVASGIEDILIVTGRNKRAIEDHFDKNLELEMQLDHKQKHELLGLVKDISEMVDIHYIRQKEPLGLGHAVYCARKFIGDEPFAVLLGDDVIRSKVPCLKQMMNLYEEVRYSILGVQEVPQEHVNRYGIVEATTEQDNVCRIYDLIEKPQIDQAPSRLAVMGRYILSPRIFDILAMTRPGAGGEIQLTDALRKLVQAEAIYGCMFEGKRYDVGDKLGYLKATVEFALERPDLSEDFRKYLKEIVSE; encoded by the coding sequence ATGAGAGTAAGGAAAGCCATTATACCGGCGGCGGGTTTGGGTGTACGGTTTTTGCCTGCCACAAAGGCAACTCCCAAAGAAATGTTGCCCATTGTGGATACCCCGACCATTCAATACATAATTGAAGAAGCTGTGGCCTCGGGCATTGAAGATATATTAATTGTAACTGGGCGGAATAAACGGGCCATTGAAGACCACTTTGACAAGAATCTTGAATTGGAGATGCAATTGGACCATAAACAGAAACATGAATTGTTGGGTTTGGTTAAAGATATTAGTGAGATGGTGGATATCCATTACATACGTCAAAAGGAACCCCTTGGCTTAGGCCATGCCGTCTATTGTGCCCGCAAGTTTATTGGGGATGAACCCTTTGCAGTGTTGCTGGGTGATGATGTCATTCGGAGCAAAGTACCCTGCCTAAAGCAAATGATGAACCTCTATGAAGAAGTACGATATTCTATTCTAGGTGTTCAGGAAGTGCCCCAGGAGCATGTGAATCGTTATGGGATTGTGGAGGCCACCACAGAGCAAGACAATGTCTGCCGCATTTACGACCTAATAGAAAAACCACAGATTGATCAGGCTCCCTCTAGGTTGGCTGTGATGGGAAGGTATATACTAAGTCCCAGAATCTTTGATATCTTGGCCATGACCCGTCCCGGGGCCGGTGGTGAAATACAATTGACCGATGCCCTAAGAAAGTTGGTGCAGGCCGAAGCCATCTATGGCTGCATGTTCGAAGGAAAACGTTATGATGTGGGCGACAAATTGGGATATCTAAAGGCCACCGTTGAGTTTGCCCTGGAAAGGCCGGACCTGTCAGAGGATTTTAGGAAGTACCTTAAGGAAATTGTATCAGAATAA
- a CDS encoding MraY family glycosyltransferase, protein MALLLALGIAILITPGVRRFAFKIGAIDKPDHRKVHAKIMPRLGGLAVFLAFAVTVLLTQQLDNRIIGLLVGGLLIVLLGILDDTKGLPAKVKLVGQIVAAAAVIPFGVQVEFITNPLTGNMVQLGIWGIPVTIFWIISVTNAVNLIDGLDGLAGGTSFIAAITLAAVTWRQASLPGGTGMEVVVLAVILAASILGFLRYNFFPAKIFLGDTGSMFLGYALSTLAVMGVAKAATAISVIVPMVIMGIPLLDVFFAILRRYQSHRPIFQPDKEHLHHRMMALGLSHKQTVLAIYAINLLLGISAFLLTVISTSQAVLLLLIIAVVIIVAANKIGIIGKATKTITVSQNLQQRSSKM, encoded by the coding sequence ATGGCTTTGTTGCTCGCCCTGGGGATTGCTATTTTAATTACTCCAGGGGTTCGCAGGTTTGCCTTTAAAATTGGCGCCATTGACAAACCGGATCACCGTAAAGTACACGCCAAAATCATGCCCCGTCTGGGTGGTCTGGCTGTGTTCCTGGCCTTTGCGGTTACGGTATTACTTACTCAACAGTTAGATAATAGAATAATTGGTTTATTAGTTGGCGGATTATTAATTGTATTGCTGGGTATCCTGGATGATACCAAGGGACTGCCTGCCAAGGTTAAACTGGTTGGACAAATTGTGGCAGCCGCCGCAGTGATTCCCTTTGGTGTTCAGGTTGAGTTCATTACCAACCCCCTTACAGGAAATATGGTGCAACTGGGCATATGGGGCATACCCGTAACCATTTTTTGGATCATTTCTGTGACCAATGCCGTTAACTTAATCGATGGTCTGGATGGATTAGCCGGTGGCACATCCTTTATTGCTGCCATTACACTGGCCGCTGTTACCTGGCGGCAGGCTTCTCTGCCGGGCGGGACGGGCATGGAAGTGGTTGTCCTGGCCGTTATTCTGGCGGCTTCTATTCTGGGCTTTTTACGGTACAATTTTTTTCCTGCCAAAATATTCCTAGGGGATACCGGTTCCATGTTTCTGGGCTATGCCCTAAGTACCCTGGCGGTTATGGGTGTGGCCAAGGCTGCCACGGCCATCTCTGTGATTGTACCCATGGTGATTATGGGTATTCCTTTGCTGGATGTATTTTTTGCCATATTGCGTCGTTATCAAAGCCACCGACCCATTTTTCAACCGGATAAAGAACATTTACATCACCGGATGATGGCCTTGGGTTTATCCCATAAACAAACGGTGTTGGCCATCTATGCCATAAACTTACTGCTGGGCATCAGTGCATTTCTTTTAACGGTTATCTCCACCAGTCAGGCAGTGTTGCTGCTCCTTATTATTGCTGTGGTGATTATCGTAGCGGCCAACAAAATTGGCATCATTGGCAAGGCCACCAAGACAATTACAGTGTCTCAGAATTTACAACAGCGGTCCTCCAAAATGTAG
- the fabZ gene encoding 3-hydroxyacyl-ACP dehydratase FabZ, whose product MLDINAIQQILPHRYPFLLVDRILEMEEGKRVVGIKNVTANEPFFPGHFPGYPVMPGVLVIEAMAQVGAVAILSMPAYAGRIALFAGIDKARFRRQVVPGDTLRIEVEVLKLRGTIGKSMARAYVGEELAAEAELMFAIGQK is encoded by the coding sequence ATGCTAGATATAAATGCTATCCAACAAATTCTACCACATCGCTACCCCTTTCTGTTAGTGGATCGTATCTTAGAAATGGAAGAAGGCAAAAGGGTGGTCGGTATAAAGAACGTTACAGCCAATGAGCCATTTTTTCCAGGACATTTTCCTGGCTATCCGGTGATGCCCGGGGTACTTGTTATTGAAGCCATGGCCCAGGTGGGGGCTGTGGCTATTCTGAGTATGCCTGCCTATGCCGGACGGATTGCCCTGTTTGCCGGCATTGATAAGGCCCGTTTCCGCCGCCAGGTGGTACCGGGAGATACACTAAGAATAGAAGTAGAAGTATTAAAGCTACGGGGAACCATTGGCAAAAGCATGGCCCGGGCCTATGTAGGTGAAGAACTGGCAGCAGAAGCGGAGCTGATGTTTGCCATCGGTCAGAAATAA
- a CDS encoding FAD-dependent oxidoreductase has translation MRKVLLIILILLLPVLGYAAFGYNQTLRQDIVILGGGFDGCAAARSAAAAAPDKRILLVVNEPVESLGSIGTVGGQNFTDIRLWQGKLVTLGSFGRWYSKAGQFYNTQHMSRIIQEDLARFPNLTILYGYDLSDIKVKEAIINEITLRQIDRNAQGTVVWGDKTKRVAGKVFIDASVDGRLTRLSGNALSTGRSDWPEQYLPEDERRIMARQQAATLMFQVSGVKTPTKPARIQDWEFVQDKQGSWGLAGGKEAFMSNPTVVAFNEQYGPRGFALKPINAATNGKDSDVWWVNCLLVFNVDARAHARDKETKHYPADALAKHINTDDAWIEARNFLKEPDFLQALRQFKVQDPATGEWYGFGDAELVLDKDKQPVVGPVLYIRESVHSPLSDKTSSGAENSNFAITTQEAQRAGAKEAGADQSNYQHRIGLGYYMMDINAFIAEDLKAAGTYDWPVTKHLRPDWLAAGGEPTNPVYLPLEALYPNKTKNLLMPGYAAGISSFAWAELRVLPNLAVLGDAAGVAAVRSLAVEKYPKEFNQEDIRWIQKKLQQFGTKLDK, from the coding sequence GTGAGAAAGGTTTTGTTAATTATATTGATCCTTTTGTTACCCGTTTTAGGGTATGCCGCCTTTGGATATAATCAGACTTTGCGGCAGGATATTGTCATTTTGGGCGGGGGATTTGATGGTTGTGCTGCGGCCCGCAGCGCTGCTGCTGCTGCACCGGATAAAAGGATTTTGTTGGTGGTGAATGAACCGGTAGAATCATTAGGCAGTATCGGCACAGTGGGTGGACAAAATTTTACCGATATCCGGCTCTGGCAAGGCAAATTGGTAACCCTGGGGTCCTTTGGCCGGTGGTACAGTAAAGCCGGTCAGTTCTACAATACCCAGCACATGTCTCGCATTATTCAGGAAGACCTGGCTCGTTTTCCCAATTTAACCATCTTATATGGCTACGACCTGTCAGACATAAAAGTTAAGGAAGCTATCATTAATGAAATTACGTTACGGCAGATTGATCGAAATGCTCAGGGCACTGTGGTGTGGGGAGATAAAACCAAAAGGGTAGCTGGCAAAGTGTTTATTGATGCATCGGTGGACGGGCGCTTAACCCGATTGTCTGGCAATGCACTAAGTACAGGGCGCAGTGATTGGCCTGAACAGTACCTTCCCGAGGATGAAAGAAGAATAATGGCTCGACAGCAGGCTGCCACGTTGATGTTTCAAGTGAGCGGTGTAAAAACTCCGACAAAACCAGCAAGGATTCAAGATTGGGAATTTGTCCAGGATAAACAGGGGAGTTGGGGGCTGGCCGGGGGTAAGGAAGCCTTTATGAGCAACCCCACTGTGGTGGCCTTTAATGAACAATATGGCCCCCGGGGCTTTGCCCTGAAACCTATTAATGCTGCAACCAACGGCAAAGACAGTGATGTCTGGTGGGTCAATTGCCTGTTGGTCTTTAACGTGGATGCCCGAGCCCATGCAAGGGATAAAGAAACAAAACACTACCCGGCTGATGCTTTAGCTAAACACATCAACACTGATGATGCCTGGATTGAGGCCCGGAATTTCTTAAAAGAGCCAGACTTTCTGCAGGCCTTGCGGCAGTTTAAGGTACAGGACCCTGCCACCGGGGAATGGTACGGTTTTGGTGATGCTGAATTAGTTCTGGACAAAGACAAGCAACCGGTGGTGGGACCGGTCCTGTATATTCGAGAATCGGTGCATAGTCCCCTCTCGGATAAGACTAGTTCAGGTGCAGAAAACAGTAACTTTGCCATTACAACCCAGGAAGCCCAACGGGCCGGAGCCAAAGAAGCTGGGGCCGATCAAAGTAACTACCAACATCGAATCGGCCTGGGGTATTACATGATGGATATTAATGCTTTTATAGCCGAAGATCTAAAGGCAGCCGGCACCTATGACTGGCCCGTGACCAAACACCTGCGGCCAGACTGGTTGGCAGCCGGCGGGGAACCAACCAACCCGGTATACTTACCCCTGGAGGCACTCTACCCGAACAAGACAAAGAACCTGCTGATGCCCGGCTATGCCGCCGGCATTTCCTCCTTTGCCTGGGCAGAACTGCGGGTATTGCCCAATCTGGCAGTACTGGGAGACGCCGCGGGGGTGGCTGCGGTACGGTCTCTAGCAGTTGAAAAATACCCTAAAGAGTTCAATCAAGAGGATATCCGGTGGATTCAGAAGAAACTCCAACAATTCGGAACAAAGTTGGACAAATAA